In Bos taurus isolate L1 Dominette 01449 registration number 42190680 breed Hereford chromosome 11, ARS-UCD2.0, whole genome shotgun sequence, one DNA window encodes the following:
- the C11H2orf74 gene encoding uncharacterized protein C2orf74 homolog isoform X1, with product MSRLVNHMNFETTAFTFFIILLICLSCIFLLLVVFLYKCSQSRTDEETEKGPCTENEGEDCPAANTEMNNLDNQEKTLAPARHGILVQRRSKDAMTTPLGNREDVEGEEENKIKEKQKPENARENGQEDDYLQKSLIPLTGSSSVVDNHKRPLKGVTFSREVIVVDLGKDNPMARSYTRLHKERK from the exons ATGAGTCGTCTAGTTAACCATATGAACTTTGAAACCACAGCATTCACTTTCTTCATCATCCTTCTAATTTGCCTCAGTTGCATCTTCCTTTTATTGGTGgtttttttatataaatg TTCCCAAAGCAGGacagatgaagagacagaaaaaggTCCTTGTACAGAAAATGAAGGTGAAGATTGTCCAGCTGCTAATACAGAGATGAACAATTTAGACAACCAAGAAAA GACTCTTGCACCTGCAAGGCATGGCATTCTTGTCCAGAGACGGAGTAAAGATGCGATGACCACACCCTTAGGAaatagagaggatgtggagggtgaagaagagaacaaaataaaagagaagcaaaagcctGAGAATGCTAGAGAAAATGGTCAAGAG GATGACTATTTGCAAAAATCACTCATACCTCTCACTGGAAGTTCTTCAGTTGTTGATAACCATAAAAGACCCTTAAAAGGAGTCACATTTTCTAGGGAGGTAATCGTTGTGGACCTTGGAAAGGACAATCCTATGGCTCGAAGCTATACTCGATTACataaagagagaaagtga
- the C11H2orf74 gene encoding uncharacterized protein C2orf74 homolog isoform X2 has product MLSQSRTDEETEKGPCTENEGEDCPAANTEMNNLDNQEKTLAPARHGILVQRRSKDAMTTPLGNREDVEGEEENKIKEKQKPENARENGQEDDYLQKSLIPLTGSSSVVDNHKRPLKGVTFSREVIVVDLGKDNPMARSYTRLHKERK; this is encoded by the exons ATGCT TTCCCAAAGCAGGacagatgaagagacagaaaaaggTCCTTGTACAGAAAATGAAGGTGAAGATTGTCCAGCTGCTAATACAGAGATGAACAATTTAGACAACCAAGAAAA GACTCTTGCACCTGCAAGGCATGGCATTCTTGTCCAGAGACGGAGTAAAGATGCGATGACCACACCCTTAGGAaatagagaggatgtggagggtgaagaagagaacaaaataaaagagaagcaaaagcctGAGAATGCTAGAGAAAATGGTCAAGAG GATGACTATTTGCAAAAATCACTCATACCTCTCACTGGAAGTTCTTCAGTTGTTGATAACCATAAAAGACCCTTAAAAGGAGTCACATTTTCTAGGGAGGTAATCGTTGTGGACCTTGGAAAGGACAATCCTATGGCTCGAAGCTATACTCGATTACataaagagagaaagtga